tatgttttgtcaGATAGCAGTAGAATGGATTTTACTCATGGCAGTATCATCTCTCTTGTATTTTCAACTTGTCAGACCTTTTGGAGAAGTCTCGTGTGACCTTCCAGCTCAAGGCTGAGAGGGATTACCACATTTTCTACCAGATTCTTTCCAACAAGAAGCCTGAAATCCTGGGTCAGTGAAgggctgttgtttcattttgtgtacTCAGTGCTGGTTGGGGTCTGAATAGGaaaaagtttgttgtttttgttgtagtctgttcatctgtctgtccttgtctcatcctcttcctctgtcaaCCAGAGATGCTGCTGATCACAAATAATCCCTACGACTACGCCTTCATCTCTCAGGGGGAAACCACAGTGGCCTCCATTGATGATGCAGATGAACTGATGGCAACAGATGTAAggctctttcttctttcttcttcttctttcttcttttcaggATTCTTCATTAGACTTTGATCTAGTAGTAACTAGCTATAACTAAGTCAGTCTGTtaaggaaaataataataaagattctcagtattgtattattttgatGAAAATTATGCTTCTCTATTCATGACCCAGTGTTAACTAGTGCTCCTCCACAGAATGCCTTTGATGTGCTGGGCTTTATCCAAGAGGAAAAGAACTCTGTGTACAAGCTGACTGGTGCCATCATGCACTATGGCAACATGAAGTTCAAGCAGAAGCAGCGAGAGGAGCAGGCAGAGGCTGATGGCACTGAAGGTGAGAGAGGTTCAGTGTGCCAGGTTAGCTCAGAACCAACCAAGAGAATTTCTGGCCTAAGTAGgcattttaattttacagccttttttttGCCTTCCTTCCTCAGATGCTGACAAAGCCGCTTATCTGATGGGCCTGAACTCTGCTGACCTCATTAAAGGTCTCTGTCACCCAAGAGTCAAAGTAGGAAATGAGTGGGTCACCAAGGGACAAAATGTCGCCCAGGTAAGAAATAAGGGAAATCAACTTAAAGGGAAATGTTTTATGTCTAATAAAGGACTACATTATGTTGTCTATATAGTTACTTCTGTAGAGGCTAAGTAGTTGCATTAAAAATGCTCAAAAAAGTGAGCTTTATTCTTTTGTATGCATGggattaaatatattttctattctGCAGGTGAACTATGCCATTGGAGCTCTATCCAAGGCTGTTTATGAAAGGATGTTCCTGTGGATGGTGATGAGAATCAACCAGTCACTGGAGACCAAGCAGCCTCGCCAGTATTTCATTGGTGTGCTGGACATTGCTGGATTTGAGATCTTTGATGTGAGTGATTTTTATTAGAACACAATAAATCCTCCCCTTTCAACATAAAATAGATGGGAAAAAAACTTACTAAAATTTCTCTTTGCAGTTCAACACCTTTGAGCAGCTGTGCATCAACTTCACCAATGAAAAACTGCAACAGTTTTTCAACCACCACATGTTTGTACTGGAGCAAGAAGAGTACAAGAAAGAGGGCATTGAATGGACTTTCATAGATTTTGGTATGGACTTGCAGGCCTGTATTGACCTGATTGAAAAGGTGAGAGACTCTGATGTAATGTTcaatcacaaataaaatgatttacattttttttctaacaacTCATATTTTGGTCTCCTCAGCCCATGGGTATCATGTCCATCCTTGAAGAGGAGTGCATGTTCCCCAAAGCCACTGATTTTACCTTTAAAGCTAAACTCTATGACAACCACCTGGGAAAATCCGCAAACTTCCAGAAGCCTAGAATTGTCAAAGGGAAACCAGAGGCTCATTTTGCCCTGGGTCACTACGCTGGAATTGTTGATTATAATATCATCAACTGGCTGGTGAAAAACAAGGATCCTCTGAATGAGACTGTTGTTGCACTGTACCAGAAATCTAATCTTAAACTGCTTGCAACCCTCTTTGCAAATTACGCTGGAGCTGACTCAGGTACTCTTGAGTAAATATGAAGTTTGCACATTACAATTGTTATGTTGTCTAGTTACTAAGATGATATGATTTTTCCTGAACAGCTATGGCCGAAGCCGCTGAAggcaaaaaagagaagaagaggaagggatCATCTTTTCAAACTGTGTCCGCTCTTCATAGGGTACTGTATGATTGTTTTTATCCTTGGATATGGTGTTTTGTACATAAATACAGCAACAAACACTTACTATAAATGATTACTTATTCATATTAAAGGAGAACCTAAACAAGCTGATGACCAACTTGAGGTCTACTCACCCTCACTTTGTACGCTGCATCATCCCCAATGAGACCAAGACTCCTGGGGCCATGGAGAACCCTCTGGTGATGCACCAGCTGCGCTGTAACGGTGTGCTGGAAGGCATCCGGATCTGCAGAAAGGGCTTCCCCAACAGAATCCTCTATGGAGATTTCAAACAGAGGTATTACCTTATaaatacagacgggtgacaaattaaagggaaaaaatgttACAGGCCTAAATGCTTGAATggtttcatcataggataaaggtgatgactcagaacgaCCTTGTactgatttgcagtgacccttccctctagGAAGttaagtggacccaaaccatgccagcaaaattcCTCCctacagcataacagagccaccagatcccctcactgtaggggtcaaacattgAGACCTTTaccattttttcctttaatttgtcacccggctgtatatatataactatTATCACATAATAAAAAACCCAAATTAACATTTGATTACTGCCATTACAGGTATCGTATTTTGAATCCTGCTGCTATCCCTGAGGGTCAGTTCATTGACAGCAGGAAGGGAGCCGAGAAACTCCTTGGGTCTCTGGATATTGATCACAATCAATACAAGTTTGGTCATACCAAGGTATCGCTTGGAGTTTTTCTGatattgaaaaaaattaaacatcatTCCATTGGATGATGTGGAAGATAAATACCCATTGCTATTGTTGTCAGGTGTTCTTCAAAGCTGGATTGCTGGGTCTACTTgaggagatgagagatgagCGTCTCTCTAAAATTATCACTAATATTCAGGCCAGATCCCGTGGTATCCTATCTCGTATTATGTATCAGCAGATGGTAGAACGAAGGTATCTTTTGTGTCCTGATGGTACTGTTCATTAAACAGTCAAAGATTGTTGAtttgtaatttgtttatttaactaATGCCTTCtgtttactttaaaaaaatctctagAGATGCATTATTAGTGATCCAGTGGAATGTCCGTTCATTCATGGGGGTCAAGAATTGGCCCTGGATGAAGCTGTTCTTCAAGATCAAACCTCTGCTGAGATCTGCTGAAGCAGAAAAGGAGATGGCCAACATGAAGGAAGAATTCCTTAAGTTGAAAGAAGCTTACGCAAAGTCTGAAGCTCGTAGGAAGGAACTAGAGGAGAAAATGGTCTCCCTTCTCCAAGAGAAGAATGACCTGCAGCTCCAAGTTCAAACGGTGAGAATGGCACTATAGCAACATCTTCCTTTGAACATGTCATTAAGGTATGTGCTAATGAGATTAATGTTTGGCAGGAACAAGATAATCTCTGTGATGCAGAGGAAAGATGTGAGGGGCTgatcaaaaacaaaatccaactGGAGGCAAAACTCAAAGAGATCACAGAAAGactggaggatgaagaggagatgAATGCTGAACTCACTGCTAAGAAGAGGAAGCTGGAGGACGAATGCTCTGAATTAAAGAAGGACATCGATGACTTAGAGTTAACTCTGGCTAAagtagagaaagagaagcatGCCACTGAGAACAAGGTATGACAACTGATTTAACCTTTTATTTGACCACAGATCAGCAACTTGATGAGACATCCAATAATGCATCTTTTCATGGTTCTTAGGTAAAAAATCTGACTGAGGAAATGGCTGCTTTGGAGGAAATAATTGCCAAGTTGACCAAGGAAAAGAAAGCCTTACAGGAGGCTCATCAGCAAACGCTGGATGACCTGCAGAGTGAAGAAGACAAAGTCAACACTCTGACCAAGGCCAAGGCTAAGCTGGAGCAGCAAGTGGATGATGTAAAAATCCATATCAAAATCATACTACTTAGATGATATTGTGAGTATTAATTATTAAACAATTCACAAATGTTGTGATCCTATGTATTTGCATTAAGCTTGAAGGATCTCTTGAGCAAGAGAAGAAGGTTCGAATGGACCTTGAGAGAGCAAAGAGAAAGCTGGAGGGAGACTTAAAGTTGACCCAGGAGAGCATAATGGATCTAGAAAATGACAAGCAACAGATGGAGGAGCGTCTGAAAAAGTACAAATTCATTATGACATTGTTTGACCAGTAACAGGTATTTGATCTTGTTGCATATGGAGTTCCAATTAGCTTACACTGAAACCTTACACTGCTACAGGAAGGACTTTGAGGTCAGCCAGCTGAACAGCAAAATTGAAGATGATCAATCCATAATAGCTCAACTTCAGAAGAAGCTGAAAGAGCTGCAGGTAAAAATGTGCACTATTGGGTCTAATAATTAAATGTTAAGATTTTTCTGAAGTGCACTGCATTTAAACACGTTTTGACACTAGGCTCGTGtagaggagctggaggaagagCTTGAGGCAGAGCGAGCTGCCCGAGCCAAGGTGGAAAAGCAGAGAGCAGACTTGGCaagagagctggaggagatCAGTGAGAGGCTGGAGGAGGCTGGTGGAGCAACAGCTGCCCAGATTGAGATGAACAAGAAGAGGGAGGCTGAGTTCCAGAAACTCCGCAGAGACCTTGAAGAGGCCACTCTGCAGCATGAAGCCACCACTGCTACACTGAGGAAGAAACAAGCTGACAGTGTTGCTGACCTGGGGGAGCAGATCGACAACCTGCAGAGAGTCAAGCAGAAactggagaaggagaagagtgAGCTCAGACTGGAACTGGATGATGTGGTTTCCAGTATGGAACAGACTGTGAAGTCTAAGGTATGTGTGCTTAAAGATGCTTAATGCAAATTCCCACACAAGTGAAACCAACTGACCACTAGCTAGTTGTTTGAATGATGTTTTGATTCCTAGAGGTGATGTAACATCAGTAAACTGTGTAAATGAACACCTCCAACTCAACCCTGTATGGCATGGTGATGCCCTCAGGCAACAAACCACCCTTTTGGACCTCACACCGCCtctatacattttttaaatgaaaaaatatatatgatatCACAAGACATGTCTGTGTCCATTGAAATGAGGGGCTGACGTGGGTTTGACTTTTTGTCTGGTAGTGGAACAGTCCTTTCAGGAAACAAAGTCACATGTGACACATGTATATTTGATTgtttaaagacatatttttaaaatttatttactATACTTCATTTGTTGCCTCAGGGCAACATTGTGCAGTTAGACCACTCCTGTTAGGGCAATCTCATGCATGGAGATACGCTAGGATGCATAGTTATTACCATAGTCAATTACTTTACTATCTACTAAGTGGATCCCAGAATCAGGTTTGAGTGACAGTAAGGAGGTCAGGGGTCAGTCAGTagagtaatgtgtgtgtgtgtgtgtgtgcacccgcgcatgtgcacatgtgtgtttgttgataaTGAGACTGATTCTATGGATGAAGATGTTGATGATGTACCAAAGGATGACGCTCCATTACCCCAGTCCACAATGGGGGGACGACAACAAATTTTATGATGGATACATTATCAGGGACCCCCAAGCTCCACCCCCAAAATTTCCCCCCTGAAATAAAATGCCATAGAGGGTTAAATGTATTGTGGGGATGGAAAGCTAGTGAAGATAAATGCCTGGAAAGGGGGATATTTCTAGACCACTTGCTTTGAATGTTTCCCCATAGTATCTGAACAGTG
This sequence is a window from Thunnus albacares chromosome 12, fThuAlb1.1, whole genome shotgun sequence. Protein-coding genes within it:
- the LOC122994336 gene encoding myosin-7-like yields the protein MGDAEMAVFGLAAPYLRKSDKERMEASTRPFDIKRECYVPDPVEEFVKGTISSRDGDKVTVETQHGKTVVVKDTLILQQNPPKFDKIEDMAMLTFLHEPAVLFNLKERYAAWMIYTYSGLFCVTVNPYKWLPVYNQEVVLAYRGKKRSEAPPHIFSISDNAYQYMLADRENQSILITGESGAGKTVNTKRVIQYFASIAAGGFKRDPAAKDKGTLEDQIIQANPALEAFGNAKTIRNDNSSRFGKFIRIHFDTRGKLASADIETYLLEKSRVTFQLKAERDYHIFYQILSNKKPEILEMLLITNNPYDYAFISQGETTVASIDDADELMATDNAFDVLGFIQEEKNSVYKLTGAIMHYGNMKFKQKQREEQAEADGTEDADKAAYLMGLNSADLIKGLCHPRVKVGNEWVTKGQNVAQVNYAIGALSKAVYERMFLWMVMRINQSLETKQPRQYFIGVLDIAGFEIFDFNTFEQLCINFTNEKLQQFFNHHMFVLEQEEYKKEGIEWTFIDFGMDLQACIDLIEKPMGIMSILEEECMFPKATDFTFKAKLYDNHLGKSANFQKPRIVKGKPEAHFALGHYAGIVDYNIINWLVKNKDPLNETVVALYQKSNLKLLATLFANYAGADSAMAEAAEGKKEKKRKGSSFQTVSALHRENLNKLMTNLRSTHPHFVRCIIPNETKTPGAMENPLVMHQLRCNGVLEGIRICRKGFPNRILYGDFKQRYRILNPAAIPEGQFIDSRKGAEKLLGSLDIDHNQYKFGHTKVFFKAGLLGLLEEMRDERLSKIITNIQARSRGILSRIMYQQMVERRDALLVIQWNVRSFMGVKNWPWMKLFFKIKPLLRSAEAEKEMANMKEEFLKLKEAYAKSEARRKELEEKMVSLLQEKNDLQLQVQTEQDNLCDAEERCEGLIKNKIQLEAKLKEITERLEDEEEMNAELTAKKRKLEDECSELKKDIDDLELTLAKVEKEKHATENKVKNLTEEMAALEEIIAKLTKEKKALQEAHQQTLDDLQSEEDKVNTLTKAKAKLEQQVDDLEGSLEQEKKVRMDLERAKRKLEGDLKLTQESIMDLENDKQQMEERLKKKDFEVSQLNSKIEDDQSIIAQLQKKLKELQARVEELEEELEAERAARAKVEKQRADLARELEEISERLEEAGGATAAQIEMNKKREAEFQKLRRDLEEATLQHEATTATLRKKQADSVADLGEQIDNLQRVKQKLEKEKSELRLELDDVVSSMEQTVKSKTNLEKTCRTLEDQMNEYRTKWEESQRSLNDFTTQKAKLQAENDELLRQMEEKESLVSQLTRGKNSYNQQLEDLKRQLEEETKAKNALAHAVQSARHDCDLLREQYEEEQEAKAELQRGMSKANSEVAQWRTKYETDAIQRTEELEEAKKKLAQRLQDAEEAVEAVNAKCSSLEKTKHRLQNEIEDLMVDVERSNAAAAALDKKQRNFDKVLSEWKQKYEESQTELESSQKEARSLSTELFKLKNSYEESLDQLETLKRENKNLQEEISDLTEQLGEGGKTVHELEKARKQLEQEKSEIQSALEEAEASLEHEEGKILRAQMEFNQVKADIERKLTEKDEEMEQSKRNLQRTIDTLQSSLEAECRSRNEALRLKKKMEGDLNEMEIQLSQANRQAAEAQKQLKSVHAHLKDCQIQLDDSARVTDDLKENIAIVERRNNLLQSELEELRAALEQTERSRKLAEQELLDVSERVQLLHSQNTSLLNQKKKLEGDTSQLQTEVEDAVQECRNAEEKAKKAITDAAMMAEELKKEQDTSAHLERMKKNMEQTIKDLQHRLDEAEQIAMKGGKKQVQKLESRVRELENEVEIEQKRSSESVKGIRKYERRIKELTYQTEEDRKNIARLQDLVDKLQLKVKSYKRSAEEAEEQANSHLGKFRKLQHELDEAEERADIAESQVNKLRAKSRDTGPKKGFDEE